AAACATGTCCACCACCTTCATGGGCAGGTCCAGGCCACTGGAGGACTTGTGCAGGCAGACGCCCAGGTCTGCTGACCCTGCAGGGAGTGGGGGTCATCAGAGCACTGGCCGGCTCCCTTTGACCTCACATGCTGCAAGGACTGTGGATCGGCACCTACGGCGGGGAACTGAAAGTGGaaaacactccccacccccacacacaactGGCTGGAGTTGGCCAAgcagcctggggcagggcagggggtcacaGTGTCCACCCCTGGCCACTCAGCCCTATCTGAAAACTACCTGCCTATTactaccatttttatttaaactgaCTCCCTTTTTCTACTTAACcacaacttattttaaaagactcCACCGCAATTATGCTTACTGGGGCCAGAGTTTCTGCTTGGGGTGATGAGACTGTTTTGGAAACACAGTGGTGGTGACTGTAGAACACTTGTGAATGTAATTCATGCCACTGAGTTGTATCTACactacaaaatggaaaaacagttAAAAGGACAAACTTTGCTATCacaataattagaaaaagaaccCGCAGACTCAACAGAAAACCAGCTGTCACTCTGAAAATAAAGCCAAATAAACAACCTCACATCACTAAACACTAGCTGGAAAGGCCTGCCTACCGAAGGCTCTCTACCCAGGACTGCTTCCTGGCCACCGGAAGATGAGGCCTTAGGGACGTGTCAGTCCCAGGCCaacgcccccctccccagggcagtgacgacgggaagaggaggaggggagggcgtCCTCACTGGGAGAGTCAGCGCAGTTCCACGTGTCACCTCTGCACTGCCCCCCCCATCTGGAGAAGAGTGGGCCCCAACCCAAGCCCAGCTGAGCCCTTCCATCTGAACGGAAGAGCAGGACTGAATGGAGGGCGTGGAGGCCGAGAGGACAAAACCCTCTTAGCAGCCCTTGGCCAGCAGCTCCCGAGCTCACCAGGCGAGGGGGAGCTGGCACACCAGGAAACAGCCTCTTTTCCTGGAGTCGGGCCAAAATTTCCGACAGTTTCCTGGCAGGTGGCATCTACCCGTCCCAGGTGGCTTCTGGAGCAGGGCCAGTGGCAGGGCCCAACCCACTTGAAACCTTTGTTGTGTGTGCCCCTTGAGCGGAGaatggcttttaatttttaaagggttgtaaaaacaaagaatatgcaACTGAGGCCAGTATAATATTTACAATCTGACCATTTTTGTAAAAAGTCAGTCCCCTAGCCCTAAAGTATTCCCTTTGAAACCTCAGCCCTCTGAGGCCTCCTGCCAGGTGTTCTTACCTAGAAGCAGCGGATAATCCTCAGCCTCCAGCCATGGGGTACAGACCTGGATGTGCTGGAAATGCTTCTGGTCAATGAGGCGGCTATAGTGCTCCTTCAGAGGCCCTTTGCCTTGTGGAGAAAATCAGGAGTCACTGCACTGGGCCCACCTCTGACTCCATCCAAGGCCCCACCCCTAAGAAGCCCCTCAAAGGTGTGAGCAGGAGGCCCACACCCCACAGCTCCAATCAAGCCCCCATCCAGCCCCTTCCAGAAatacctgccccaccccccaggggtgTGCCCCCTGACCGCAGCAACCATAGCAATCTGTACCCAACAGGCTGTGGATGTGGCCAGCATAAACTCTGACTAGGCACCAGAGGGCCAACCAGACACAGCTCCTCACAGGCTGCTCCTGTGCCCGGCCAGGCACCCCAGGTGGCACAGCATAGGCAGTGGGCGCCTGCCaccctgggagcccaggggccaggaggagggcagTGTGCGAGGTGGGACAGCTGGCCCGGGACCCTCCTCCTCTGACaactccctgcttctctccccagTAGGCAACTCTGGAAGCAATTTTATGTCAGAGAGTGgcctctttatttaaaaaaaataaaaataaacctgcaACCACTGCAGAAGTGAAAAGCTCAGTATCTCTGAATGTACTATCTGACATTCAAATCTAGACTCCACACCCTGCCATGAggtccctctgggcctcagtttcaccCGTTGTCAAATGGGCATAGAAAATCTTATGTCCAAGAGCTGCCATGAGGATTAAGGAGAGAAGGGGCTTTACGTGGCTGACATAGAAAAGACACCCAAAGCAGctgccttcccccttccccactgccccccacctaAACAGAAAAACATGGAGGGTCCCAAAAGGTACCTGTTATCACACAGACCAGAGAAGGAAAACTTTCTCCATTCAGGATTAGCTGTTCaaactctgtttaaaaaaataaatacatgataaGCAGGATCATCTAGTCAGGTGAGGGAAGGAATGAgagaggggtgaagggagggacACCTTCCAGACACAGATCACTCTCCCAGAGCTGGCACTTCAGATAGATCTAAGGCCTGGTCACTCAGTGACCCAAATGGGAACTCACAGCCACCCCTGCACCACCCGAGTGCTCAGGCCGGCCCACCCTCCAGCCCTACGGGCAGGAACACCCTGCAGAGAACACCATGCAAGGCTCAGTGAGCACCTCACAGCTCAACAGCCCCTGACAAGCCCAGCTCCTGATCACAGCCGCAACACCTACTTTCTAATGCTGCCAGCAAGATGGAGAAATCCTCATCCTCTGCAAGAAAAGAGAGCTATGTGTCATGGCTGGTTTCTGGATGCCTCCCTGCCCAGCTCAATGCCCTCCCCTTTCTGATCAGAACCTTAGGGCACCCCAAATACATGCGGGGCACAGGCCTAGCAGGGACGAGAATGCAGGCTCAGACTGGTGCTTGTACAAGTCCCACGTGCCCAGAAGGGTCCTGAGACCTGTCCAGCTAGTGCTGCTGACCAACAGAGCTGGCCGCCCGTGAAGACGTGTCACCATCCCGCTTCCAGCATCCTGCTCCGTGAAGGCTGACCTCTCAGTGGCTGGGTCCAAGGGTTCTGAGCTGAAGAAGCACAGACAGAGCCTGTGAGATGCCACAGCACAGGCCCACAGGCCCCAGGATGGCTGTCTCCCACCAGAGTGAGGCCCAGAGGTTCCCCAAGGTCAGGGTATGGCCTTGTCAGAAACACCAAGCTGACCCTACTACCCTAGGCCTGGGTACACAGGAGCCTTGCTTTCTTTATCAGCATCCACTTGTTGCTAGATGCTGAGGTCACAACAGCAGACAAGACCAACTCAGCCCCTGCCTTCACCAGCTTACTGCTCTTATCATTCCCTCAATTAAGGATGAGGGAGCTGTGACTTCCCAACTGGCTGCCAGGTTACTGAAAGGAGCAAACAACTGGTGTGTGAAGAGCTACTCCAAGGGCCTTAGACCTGTGAGGCATCCCACAGCACACGCAGGTCCACAGACCCCACCACTGGGTCAGGAACTCGCAGGGAGGAGGGTGAAGATGACCACAGCCTTGCACAGGACAAACGTGTCCTTAAATAGCCAGAGAATTAATACTTCAGGCTTTGGGGGCCAATCTCTTGCAAaactcagctctgctgctgtaGTGTGAAGTAGCCATGGACAATGTATAAATGAATGTGCtgcattccaataaaactttatttatgaacaGGCAGTGGGCCTGCAACCACAGTTAGCCAGCCAAACTGTGGATTATTGGATTCCCAGGTCTGCAGCGAAGAGATAGGGGAGAAGCCAGGACAGCAGCGAACACAAGAGAAGATGGAAGACAGGAGACCAACCTGGCCCTAAATGCAGAGTAGGTGTGGCCCAACTTCATAAAGAGCCAGTGCTGCAGGTCCAAAGGTGTCTCTTTAAAGAAAGACGCTGGCTTGTCGTAGACAGTCACAGCTCTGCAACGAGATCATTGGAGGGCTCTAGGAGGGGTGGGAAATGGCCTGAGGAATAGAAGACCCAGGAGAATCCAGAAAAAGAAGGGGCTTGGGGGATTCATGTTTTAGACAATGAGAATAAGAAGCTGTGAATGACTtagggaagcacagagaggtctAACATCAAAACTGCCTGGGCCCTCTGGCTGGCCGGGAAAGAaactccagcctcctcctccctcagcttcccacctcccaggcccctgggtATTTCCAGATGCCTCGCCAACCTGGCACAGCAAGCACTGCAGTAGGCACCACCCGTGCTATGACCCCTcatccccgccaccccccccccgcccccgcccaagGCCCCTACTTGATGCCCCAATTCTCTGCCAGGTCTTCCCGCATCTCATTGGTCACACACAGGTTCAAGTGGGAGAGGCGTCCACAAAGCTTCTCGTACCTGAAAAGACATATCGTTGGTCAGCCTGGAGCCCTGGGCGAGGCCCCATGACCATAACCATCACGTGACTCAAACCCTTCAGATTCAGAAGCTACAGAGCTGGGGTCTCCCAAATCGGGGCACTGGCAAGGCAACTTACCAGGGTTTGTACTATCTGAGTTCTACCTGTGCTATTATTTCTTTCACACCTTTCTTTACATTGTATCACTTTTTAgcttaaatagaaatattttcaaaggaaaccATATATCACTACAGAAGGCAAAATCCAGTATCTCTCTTGCCACAGAAAGAAGATACATAATGAAGTCTCCATTATTAAATTTTAGCCACACTGTGTGCTGTTCCCTGCAAAGACTGAGGCTGAGGATGCTTCCAATGTGTTACAAAGGGAGCTTAGTAAATGTTAGTGAGGCTTTAACAACAGATTAGCTCCAAACTGACTTGTGACCTGACAGCAGGGCAGAACTgaaaaggggaaaggagtgaCTCCAGATTAACCATTGGTGTATCACAGCTTGCTCCTAACCCGGGATGCAAAGGAAGCTCCAGGGAACTGGGTGGCCTGGCACTGAATTTCAGTCGTCACACTTATGAGCTGTGGGGCAAGAGACATAATGGTTCACAGCCTTGGTTTCCTGGCTTGTAAAAGGGAGGCATGTAGACTAAATGAGGTAAAGGCCCTGGCCTGAGCCTGGGATACAGCAGCAAGTGCTCAGTAattgctgctgccaccaccactgtTACCGCCATGGAGGACAGGCCCGATAGGGGACAGGCTGAAGCTGAGGGCTCAAGGCTACGAGTCCCCACCCAGGCAGGTGTTATACACTGGGTGGGGCTCAGAACAGACTAACTCTTCCTGCTCCAGGTCAAACCTGCCACCACAggcccttcttccctctccctgtctcatCCACTGCAGTCCTGTGTCCCTGTcctccagcagcagccccagtTTTTACTTGGGGATCTGGTCTGGGTGCACCTGGACCCCAGCTCTTGCAGCGCAGCACTTGTCCGAAGCCTGAAACAATGGGGTACTACAGCTGCCAGTGTCAGTGCGAAGGTCATAGGATGGTGGGTCAGCAGGTGCCAATCAGAGGCTCACTCTCTCCACTTAGCTTGATGGGGTGAAGCTACAAGCAAGGGAAACTCCCAGAACCTGAGAAATAACTCCTAGAAGGAGTGTGGAAAGAGAGATGACAGAGGTCCTGATGACACCCTTTTTGAGCTCCAAGTCAGCAATTTCTCTGGGCTCTTCTGTCTCCTGAGCCAACAGACAGCCTCCTGGCCTAACAGACAGCCTccggacctggctggtgtggctcagtgggcttgGCGTCGTCCTGCAGACCGAAATGTCAacgattcaattcccagtcagggcacatgcctgggttgtgggcctgctCCTCCAAGTTagggtgcaggaggcaaccaatcaatgcttctctccctctctctctccctctcttcctaaaaaactaataaaatcttaaaaaaaaaaaaaaagacaccctcCTTTGCTCGGGCCTGTTTCCATCACTTTTAACCAGCATCAGCCCagttccccagcccagcccttacCCCACAGATTATACAAGGAACCAGCTTTACCAAGTCTCTGCACAGGCCCTTCTTCCTACCACAATTTAGGGGAAGTGTCTGCACCATTCTCCCAGACCCTCACCACTTGGCCAGCAGAACAATGTAGTGGTTGGGGCCATGCACCAGACCCATAATGGAGTAGCCATAGTTGTGCCAGTCAATGACAAGCTTGCTCCCACAGAGGCAGCCCACAAACCAGCAGACAGCAATAGCAGGCAGGCCCGGGGGGTTCTGGGAAAAAGAGAGACTTGAATGAGGAAGAGGAAACCAGACCATCATTGACATGAAAGAAACAACTTGAAAAGTCCAAGATCATCAATAATCAAGGAGAcaaaaaatgggccctggctggcatagctcagtggattgagcgtgggctgcgaaccaaagtgtcgcaggttcaattcccagtcagggtacatgcatgggttgcaggccatgacccccagcaaccgtacattgatgtttctctctctctctctttctccctcccttccctctctaaaaaataaataaataaaaaaatcttttttaaaaaatggaacattaAGTTAGGTGGAAATTAAAATACATGACAACAGCTAGTGATGGTACATATGTGTGGGAAGAGGCATCCCATCCCCTTGGGTGGGAGATAAATTGTCCCAACCTTACTCTAGGACTATCCAGTAGCACACCACATTTTAAAGtgcacgagttctgccctggctggtgtggctcagtggattgagcaccagcctatgaaccaaggcatcactgattcaattcccagtcagggcacatgcctgggttgcaggctaaggtccccagcaggaggtgccaagaagcaaccacacattgatgttgctctctctcctttccttcttgtctctctaaaaataaataaataaaatattttacatgaataaataaagtgcATGAGTTTTGAGCCCTATGAATTTATCCCAAGAAAAAGACTGGacccacacaaaaaaacacatgtTCACTGATGCTCTTTGCCACACTATtcgtaaaagtaaaaaaaattaacaatcgGAGTGTCTATTAAGATGagactaaataaatacattaggGCACATCAGCCAATTAAAAGGAGATGTTTCTATATGTTAAAAAGTGAAGGGAAGAGGTTAAGAGCTTAACTCCAAAACCAGACTGACAACCTAGTTCAAACCCTGCCTCCAGCCCTTCCTAGATGTGTAACAATGAGCTACTTACTGAATTTCTCTGGGTGTAGGTCACctaatttctaaaatgtaagtAATATAAGAACCTACTTCTTAGGATTGTTgtgattaaatgagttaatacatgtaaaacacttagatGTAATAAGTACAGTGTAAGACTTATCTGTAATGACATAGAAAAATACACTAGATGGGCACCATAAGTAAAATGGATTCACACCATAGACTCCTACTCTGTTCTTAaaagtttatacacacacatatatatgcaatttatttaccaatttgtacatttttaaagactgaaatataaagaaaactgtTAACAGTGATTCTCACAGAAAGAAGCAGGGCTGACAGACACCTGGAGAAAGATGTAGGTTGCTGGCTCCCTGCACATCAACTTCCACAGCAAGTGCACCGCCTGAAACACAACTTTGATTCCATACTGAAGAATGCTCGGCCCAACTGCAAGTCAGAAAAGAGTTGTCACTACCAAAGGAGTTCTTGGCAATTTGCAGCCCCCCCAACACATTCACACCCCAATTCAGGTGGAGTTGGCTGTGTCCTACCTGCAAATCTCTGAAGTTCTGTCAAAGGAACAATCCGAATTCTGTCATTCTGCAAGAACTCATGGTGGGGTTTGGAGTCTGAAAAGAATGTCCTCTTTAATGAACCAGACAGGGCGATCTAACTTCAAGTCAGATGATCCACCAGCTCAGGTAAAATAgtggagagtattttgaaaaaTGGGACTTTTCCAAACAGCCCTCTGTTCCTCAATAGCCAAGACAGAGAAGGAGGCCAATTGTTGTCCGGATTCCACTAGACTGTCCACAGAGGAAGGGCCTGAATTGTAACCACCTTTACATAACACAAtacctggtacacagtaggccGTCAAACTGATCTAGATTCCTTGGATGGTGGAATTATCCCATCGCAGGGAGAGCCCTATTAAGTCCCACTCCACCCCTCTCATCCTGGGAGAGCAGACTCTAAACAGGGACCAAATGCAAAGAATGTTATTACTGCTTTTCCCTGATAGCAAATTGAGCTACTCTTTATCTAAAGATGTCAACATGGAGGAAGACGGAAGAACATACACACCTGACCCTGCACACGGGGTGAAAAAGCTGGACATGCTACGCAAATGAAAAACATCTGCCTGCCTGCACAGCGCTCTGCATAAGAGTAATGCAAAGAAGACAAGCTGCCTGTCTCCTCAAACACAGCCTGACAAGAGCAGCCTCAGGAATACAGTTACCGGTACTCGCTCTGGAGCCACACGCACGTAGGTTCCGGTCCTTCCTTCCACTTACTAGGAGGAATGAAACTAAGCAATGAGTTCATTTAGCTCAGCACTATCCTAGCATATGGCAGGCGCTCGGTTAGGCTGTTCCTAGACACCCGCCACCAGACACCGGGCAAAAACCTGGCAACAGCTGTCCAGTCTGGAAGAACTGCCcgagagagaagagagaacaggagcgtcctcaccccacccccggctcctCTGGGGTGATCGAAGCTGAGAGAGCTGCCATCTTCCCAGATGCCCGGCACTCACTGCAGAATCCAAGAAGGGTCACGGAGAAGCCACGCCGAGCCAATGCCAGTGAGTGGTACTGCATTCGGGGGCTGCGGCCCACATCGCCCAGCACCACGACGACTACGTGCCGGGGCGAACGCCCCCGACGCCAGCGCTTCCAAGCgatcagcagcagcagcggaaAGTATATGGACAACGCCAGCATTGCCACATAAGAGGCAGCCATCTTGGCGGGCAGGCTTCAGTCACGTGACTGCGTTTCCCCGGGCGTGCGGGGGCGTGCGGGCTGTGTGCGCAGCTGCTCCTGGTTGCCCCCACCAGGGGGGCGGAGAAAGGGCAGGCGAGGGCGTGGTTTCCTAAGTGGCGGCCAGTGGAACCCACGAGGACCCTGAGGTCCAAGAGTTAGTCGTATCAAGGTAAAGCTCTTACCACGTGGGGATCTagaagcattttatttcaaagttttacGATAACTCCAAAATATAGTGAGGCAGCAACCACTCatggatgtttgtctccctctcccttatgtctgaaaataaaataaaatctttaaatgataTATACAGGATGAATCTCATAATCATAATTTTGAGAAAAGACGCCAGACGCCAAAAATTAATGCTGGCTGGTTCCAtgtctgtaaaatgaaaactaatctTTGATCTTTCCAGCTCTCAGACCCGCCTGAGGTACTTCTGGAAGTTAACAGACGAAGTTAACATCGTGACAGTTGCCCAGGGAGCGCCCCAAGCTTGATCAGACTGGGAAAACTATATTTGTGAAACATCATGTGGTGAACTTGAGAAGTTTGTAGCCACCTGGTTGTTGAAGTCCATCCCTTCCCGTTTCACACCAAACAGAGTGCCTATCAAGTTCAATGCGTGGGATACAGCTGGCCAGAAGTTCCGCCCACGGAGAGATGGATATTACATCCAAACCCAGAGCTCCATTATAGTGTTTGACGGAGCTTCGAGAGTTACTTGGAAGAACGTGCCTAACTGACATAGAGACCTGGTGTAAGTGAGTGAAAACATCCCCATCGTGTTGTGTGGCAGCAAAGTGGACATTAAGGATAGTTAAGGCAAAATCAATCTTCTTCCACCAGAACAATCTTCAGTATCATGATATTTCTGCCAAAAGCAACTCCAACTCTGAAAAGCCTTTCTCTGGCTTGCTAGTAAACTAACTGAAGACCTAGCTTAGAGTTTGTCACTAGCCTGCTCTTGCACCACCAGAGGTTGTCAAGGACCCAGCTGTGGCAGCACAGTCTTGATTCTAGAGGCTGCCCAGACCACAACTTCCTGGACGAGGATGACGCCCTGGGAGAAAGGTGAACAGGGGCCAGCATCATCAGAAGTCTAGTTTTATAGGCACCTGTCCCATGATGATGTCAGTGGTGCCACGTATTTGCCAGTTTATTAAGCTAAGCAGAAGTGTGCTTGACTTTTGGGATTCTGAAGGAGATGAATGCGCTTCAGAGTGAATGtggtagtaaaagaaaaaaccttCATTTTTTTGGACCTGCATATGTAGCTGTTTTGGAATACAGTTGTTTCTTTATTGAGTTTCAAATACAGAACTGCTCAGCCACATCACAATATTCAGTGATGAAACCTTGTATAGTTTACTGTCAATCCCATTCCTTTTTGTTTAGAATCAGAATAAAGTTGTATTTcagatttctaaaaaataaaaccatcttcGCTGTTAGAAGTCAGGGGAATGACCTGAGTGGAGAGTCTGGAAGTGAGTGGGAGGGGGCCaatggggagctggggtgggggcagccatgTTCTCTTTCTTGGTCTGGGTGTTCCTAACAGCGTGTTCCATTTGGGAAAATTCACCCAGCAGCAAACTTACCCATTTTTTAAGATGTGTGATGTACTgaatagaacatttaaaatataaaataaagggaagaggaaaggagaaagaagaaagtaaaaaaccaTAATGATTTTAAGTATTCATAGTATTGAGGGAAA
This sequence is a window from Phyllostomus discolor isolate MPI-MPIP mPhyDis1 chromosome 3, mPhyDis1.pri.v3, whole genome shotgun sequence. Protein-coding genes within it:
- the ALG1 gene encoding chitobiosyldiphosphodolichol beta-mannosyltransferase, with amino-acid sequence MAASYVAMLALSIYFPLLLLIAWKRWRRGRSPRHVVVVVLGDVGRSPRMQYHSLALARRGFSVTLLGFCNSKPHHEFLQNDRIRIVPLTELQRFAVGPSILQYGIKVVFQAVHLLWKLMCREPATYIFLQNPPGLPAIAVCWFVGCLCGSKLVIDWHNYGYSIMGLVHGPNHYIVLLAKWYEKLCGRLSHLNLCVTNEMREDLAENWGIKAVTVYDKPASFFKETPLDLQHWLFMKLGHTYSAFRASSEPLDPATERSAFTEQDAGSGMVTRLHGRPALLVSSTSWTEDEDFSILLAALEKFEQLILNGESFPSLVCVITGKGPLKEHYSRLIDQKHFQHIQVCTPWLEAEDYPLLLGSADLGVCLHKSSSGLDLPMKVVDMFGCCLPVCAVNFRCLHELVKHEENGLVFKDSEELAAQLQMLFSKFPDPSGKLNQFRKNLQESEQLCWDENWKQTVLPLLVDT